One Gambusia affinis linkage group LG15, SWU_Gaff_1.0, whole genome shotgun sequence genomic window carries:
- the LOC122845272 gene encoding uncharacterized protein LOC122845272 has translation MTPPKERATCPICDYKFSCLGKHLTTRHFIKNKIERRLLINLGTGRVNFRHLSCPVPGCTFAKTRVDRHLEEGHPELDHAKIMEIIRDTKKQVTMDGLRALRASNPTPPVMSNLDIGLEHEEVVFEAADVVESTCLECPKLMKELGELRRLLKLKQRWAKRAKAKIQALEEALQKAGGVGGDSGESDLPCGQEATQQPEEDSSGEEEGEEEEASKKTSKKAISDTVAKVFRGFPEPILEFLDEFWVHLKGALGSKKQQENQRSKLGRIQQFLLFMSEGRSILPNWTFLHNVSRINEWPGHLHGEGKAFTTIKGYILNVGEFLAFFRDTPPSTSRVSKKSLVAVIRALSQILKALAKRVVLRQIHVKRKKAGKLIPKEDLHACQERARKAIPKLLDALETMPTPSKIRRFYGYISAYFASLYGHRTGVLTNMSVQEVEEAKAEAKPGDPGFVVNVKEHKTSKAFGPAQVYLTVEEFCWVEQWLAFREQLQTTSDLVFFNENHQRVKNLQTHLQGAWSEMGLPGSPTFMDFRTSIATYARNVLSPGTRTKISKSMCHNTDTAEKFYAMSQTTEQLAELRARFQEATDPDLPSGSDIAETPLLVLSESSSEDEGEGAGAVERKTSKELSEDEGAGAGAGAGTEAGTGAGAGAPVVEEKNMSEELSEDEGAGAGAGAGTEAGTGAGAGAPVVEEKNMASLPISNVKLTATWDNVFPLQNDRVEAAILEKEHSEEPVEGWESDHSYSKNCREESEDQQQASSAQDSPSPSPAEKTQPEAHTKEKPPASQER, from the exons ATGACGCCACCCAAAGAGAGGGCCACCTGCCCCATATGTGATTATAAATTCTCGTGCCTGGGAAAGCACCTCACCACGaggcattttattaaaaataagattgaaAGGCGCCTGCTAATTAATTTGGGCACGGGCAGAGTTAATTTCCGCCACCTTTCCTGCCCGGTCCCGGGATGTACATTCGCCAAGACCCGGGTGGACCGGCACCTGGAGGAGGGGCACCCGGAGCTGGATCACGCTAAGATCATGGAGATCATACGTGACACCAAAAAGCAGGTGACCATGGATGGGCTAAGGGCCCTCCGTGCCTCCAACCCCACCCCTCCAGTCATGTCCAACTTGGACATCGGGTTGGAGCACGAAGAAGTTGTCTTCGAGGCTGCGGACGTGGTGGAGTCCACCTGCTTGGAGTGTCCAAAGCTTATGAAAGAGCTTGGGGAGCTCCGCCGGCTCCTCAAGCTGAAGCAGCGGTGGGCCAAACGGGCCAAGGCCAAGATCCAGGCTCTGGAGGAG GCGCTCCAAAAGGCAGGTGGAGTGGGGGGGGACTCTGGGGAGTCTGATCTGCCTTGCGGCCAGGAGGCGACCCAGCAGCCAGAGGAGGATTCCTCTGGcgaggaagagggagaggaagaagaggccTCCAAGAAGACCTCGAAGAAGGCCATCTCGGACACCGTGGCCAAGGTCTTCAGGGGTTTCCCAGAACCCATCC TGGAGTTCTTGGACGAGTTCTGGGTCCACCTGAAGGGGGCCCTCGGGTCCAAGAAGCAGCAGGAGAACCAGCGGTCCAAGTTGGGCAGGATCCAACAGTTCCTGCTCTTCATGTCTGAGGGGAGGTCCATCCTGCCAAATTGGACCTTCCTTCACAACGTCAGCAGGATCAATGA ATGGCCGGGACATCTGCACGGGGAGGGCAAGGCCTTCACCACAATCAAGGGCTACATCTTGAACGTGGGGGAGTTCCTCGCCTTCTTCAGGGACACGCCGCCATCGACTTCGCGGGTGTCCAAGAAGTCGTTGGTGGCAGTCATCAGGGCCTTGTCGCAGATCCTCAAGGCTTTGGCGAAGCGGGTGGTGCTGCGCCAGATCCatgtgaagaggaagaaggcCGGGAAGCTCATCCCCAAGGAGGACCTCCATGCGTGCCAGGAGCGGGCCCGTAAGGCCATCCCTAAGctgcttg acgCCTTGGAAACTATGCCCACCCCGTCAAAGATACGCCGCTTTTACGGATACATAAGTGCGTACTTTGCCAGCCTCTATGGACACAGAACCGGCGTGTTGACTAACATGTCGGTtcaggaggtggaggaggccAAAGCCGAAGCCAAGCCTGGGGACCCGGGCTTTGTGGTGAAC GTGAAAGAGCACAAGACGAGCAAAGCCTTCGGGCCTGCTCAGGTCTACCTTACAGTCGAGGAGTTTTGCTGGGTGGAGCAGTGGCTCGCATTCCGCGAGCAGCTCCAGACAACCTCTGACCTTGTGTTCTTTAATGAGAACCATCAGAGGGTGAAAAACCTGCAGACCCACCTCCAGGGTGCATGGAGCGAGATGGGGTTGCCGGGCAGTCCCACATTCATGGATTTCCGGACCTCCATAGCCACATAT GCCAGAAATGTGTTGTCCCCTGGCACCAGGACCAAGATCAGCAAAAGTATGTGCCACAACACAGACACAGCAGAGAAATTTTATGCCATGTCTCAGACAACAGAGCAGCTGGCGGAGCTGCGGGCCCGATTTCAGGAGGCCACGGACCCCGACCTCCCGTCCGGCAGCGACATTGCAGAGACCCCACTCCTCGTCCTCTCTGAGTCCTCCAGTGAGGATGAGGGAGAGGGCGCGGGCGCTGTGGAGAGAAAGACG aGTAAGGAACTCAGTGAGGATGAGGGCGCGGGCGCGGGCGCTGGCGCGGGCACTGAAGCGGGCACTGGCGCGGGCGCTGGAGCTCCTGttgtggaggagaaaaacatg aGTGAGGAACTCAGTGAGGATGAGGGCGCGGGCGCGGGCGCTGGCGCGGGCACTGAAGCGGGCACTGGCGCGGGCGCTGGAGCTCCTGttgtggaggagaaaaacatgGCAAGTCTTCCCATTTCAAATGTAAAGTTAACTGCCACATGGGACAACGTGTTTCCTCTCCAAAATGACAGAGTGGAAGCCGCCATTTTGGAGAAGGAACAC AGTGAAGAACCGGTCGAGGGCTGGGAGTCTGACCACTCTTATAGTAAAAATTGCAGAGAGGAAAGCGAAGACCAGCAACAGGCCTCCTCGGCCCAGGACTCCCCATCCCCATCCCCT GCTGAGAAGACGCAGCCTGAAGCACACACCAAGGAGAAGCCGCCTGCGTCCCAGGAGCGCTAA